Proteins from one Bactrocera neohumeralis isolate Rockhampton chromosome 3, APGP_CSIRO_Bneo_wtdbg2-racon-allhic-juicebox.fasta_v2, whole genome shotgun sequence genomic window:
- the LOC126753959 gene encoding PRL-1 phosphatase: MSNMRQKDLRPAPALIEFKGMKFLITDRPSDVTIHHYITELKKNNVSTVVRVCEPSYNTDELEAQGITVKDLAFEDGTFPPPQVVDEWFEILKQKYQQNPEACVAVHCVAGLGRAPVLVALALIELGLKYEAAVEMIRDKRRGAINAKQLSFLERYKPKARLKHKNGHKNSCCVQ, encoded by the exons ATGAGCAACATGCGTCAAAAGGATTTGCGCCCAGCACCAGCTCTTATCGAGTTTAAGGGCATGAAGTTCCTAATCACCGATCGGCCATCAGATGTCACCATCCATCATTATATAACG GAGCTCAAGAAGAACAACGTGAGCACTGTGGTGCGCGTCTGTGAGCCCAGCTATAATACGGACGAGCTCGAAGCTCAGGGCATTACAGTTAAGGATTTAGCATTCGAAGATGGCACTTTTCCGCCACCACAAGTTGTTGATGAATGGTTCGAGATTTTGAAGCAAAA GTATCAACAAAATCCGGAAGCTTGCGTTGCTGTACATTGTGTTGCCGGTTTGGGACGTGCACCGGTTTTGGTCGCATTGGCGCTGATTGAGTTGGGACTTAAATATGAGGCAGCTGTAGAGATGATAAGAGA TAAACGACGAGGCGCCATCAATGCCAAACAATTGTCATTCTTGGAACGGTATAAGCCCAAGGCAAGGCTAAAGCACAAAAATGGCCACAAGAATTCATGTTGCGTGCAATAG